A stretch of the Geovibrio thiophilus genome encodes the following:
- a CDS encoding PqiB family protein: MSTNLPEGLKIRRGILSPVWLTPLLALCITLWLLYSGYVNLGKEIIIQFDSGSELVPEKTPVKYRGINVGKVKDVRIAESPDKVEAVVMLSKEAEILAREGMMFWIVKPRLGFNKITGLETLISGSYIEVQPPTFDMEKMSELAEQTYFIGLSEPPDTDLSEDALTLRLQTKSNQYLIKGVPVFFKGMNAGQVTGVKFDPKSGIYDVNISVNRDYKQYVTTSTAFWDVGGLELKFDAAGLSLESAPLASLISGGVSFDNPSGEPGAPVENGHLFSLYGSEEQSRLSENVITLRMKNSGGIKAGRTPVMFMGLPAGLVTDVSPSADYSEVNAHIRLNREYESFAGKDSRFVLVKPSFSVTGISGLSTVLTGVYIEVYPGGGEPASEFALSEYAPAKGETDGRRITLSASDKGSLDVMSGIYFRNIQIGHITDVRLIKNRSVEFDAVIYSGYANLAGEGLYFSRKEGLDLRLDSTGLTIDTPSLTALIRGGIEAEHFGRGTSSLNLYESSAEAKKAYYKDTGIKTVRLAAGTAEELAAGDALYFRGIKVGEIGGFSLNKSGSGILAEAFIYPEYTELVTPYSIFYKSGGISFEADAAGLRIQAPALKTAIGGGIAFFNPQERLLRCDNNTYTLFESRSDGEKAIALSGSGRSVTLTAANAVPPAEGADVYYRNMNAGTVTGVKPGRNGIPELTLFIKPEFARFLSDKTRFWLEGGMEFRADTSGFSFKSKPVKTYIEDAVYFDNFKKNSGTGVLYPDPKSAREADMAKIYVSFPYQVEIKRGAPLMSGKAEAGYAAGSVIKDGKTRTALLVHDEFTDGLTEGALFWTEGMKISADGIENLDSAVLGTKIAMKGGSGEAKTEFTALAEAPSPFEGKEGLRIRLLTPARHSLERGSPVYYRQMETGGVENIRLSADGRNVEVSVFIDEKYRRLVKNNSVFWNSGGVGTKINLFGVKVKTESLKTLLAGGISFATPDETGAQAENGEVFNLYADPKSSWLNWEPDLSETADKNN; encoded by the coding sequence ATGAGCACAAATCTGCCCGAAGGTCTGAAAATTAGACGGGGGATTCTCTCGCCTGTGTGGCTCACGCCGCTGCTTGCTTTGTGCATCACTCTGTGGCTTCTCTACAGCGGCTACGTAAACTTGGGGAAGGAGATAATCATTCAGTTTGATTCCGGCTCAGAGCTTGTGCCGGAGAAAACACCCGTGAAGTACAGGGGCATCAATGTGGGCAAGGTCAAAGACGTGCGCATAGCGGAAAGCCCCGATAAGGTTGAAGCGGTTGTGATGCTCTCCAAGGAGGCGGAAATACTCGCGCGGGAAGGGATGATGTTCTGGATAGTGAAGCCCCGTCTGGGCTTTAATAAAATTACCGGACTTGAAACCCTTATCTCAGGCTCGTATATCGAAGTGCAGCCCCCGACATTTGACATGGAAAAAATGAGTGAGCTGGCGGAGCAGACCTATTTCATAGGTTTAAGCGAGCCGCCGGATACAGACCTGAGCGAGGATGCTCTCACACTCCGCCTTCAGACCAAGTCAAACCAGTATCTGATAAAGGGAGTTCCGGTTTTCTTCAAGGGGATGAACGCCGGACAGGTTACAGGCGTAAAGTTCGATCCGAAAAGCGGGATTTATGACGTAAATATATCCGTAAACAGAGATTACAAGCAGTACGTAACTACGTCCACAGCATTCTGGGATGTGGGCGGGCTGGAACTGAAGTTTGACGCCGCGGGGCTCAGTCTGGAATCGGCTCCGCTGGCAAGCCTCATCAGCGGCGGCGTATCATTTGACAATCCGTCCGGTGAGCCGGGAGCGCCGGTTGAAAACGGGCATCTCTTCAGCCTGTACGGCTCGGAGGAGCAGAGCAGGCTTTCGGAAAATGTGATCACACTGCGCATGAAGAACTCAGGCGGCATAAAAGCAGGACGCACTCCGGTTATGTTTATGGGGCTCCCCGCCGGACTGGTGACAGATGTCAGTCCGTCTGCGGATTACAGTGAGGTTAACGCCCATATCCGGCTGAACAGAGAGTATGAGAGCTTTGCGGGAAAAGACTCCCGCTTTGTCCTCGTGAAACCCTCCTTCTCCGTAACGGGAATAAGCGGGCTTTCCACTGTGCTCACAGGAGTTTACATCGAAGTTTATCCGGGCGGCGGTGAACCCGCCTCAGAGTTTGCTCTCTCTGAATACGCCCCTGCGAAAGGAGAAACGGACGGACGCAGAATAACCCTTTCCGCCTCAGACAAAGGCTCTCTGGACGTGATGAGCGGTATTTATTTCAGGAACATACAAATAGGGCATATAACGGATGTGAGACTGATTAAAAACCGCTCCGTGGAGTTTGACGCTGTGATATATTCCGGTTACGCGAATCTGGCTGGGGAGGGTCTGTACTTCAGCAGAAAGGAAGGTCTGGATCTGCGCCTTGACTCCACAGGGCTTACCATAGATACACCGTCGCTGACGGCGCTTATCAGGGGCGGAATAGAAGCGGAACATTTCGGACGGGGAACATCCTCCCTGAATCTGTATGAAAGCTCCGCAGAGGCAAAAAAGGCATATTATAAAGATACAGGCATCAAAACCGTCAGGCTTGCCGCAGGCACTGCGGAAGAGCTTGCGGCAGGGGACGCTCTCTATTTCAGGGGGATAAAAGTCGGCGAGATCGGCGGTTTCTCCCTGAATAAATCAGGCAGCGGAATCTTGGCGGAGGCGTTTATCTACCCTGAGTATACGGAGCTGGTCACCCCTTATTCGATATTTTATAAGTCTGGCGGAATAAGCTTCGAGGCGGACGCCGCGGGCTTAAGGATTCAGGCTCCGGCATTGAAAACAGCCATAGGCGGCGGCATCGCCTTCTTTAATCCTCAGGAACGGCTGCTGCGCTGCGACAATAATACATACACACTTTTTGAAAGCAGAAGCGATGGGGAAAAAGCTATCGCACTCTCAGGCAGCGGACGGAGCGTAACGCTCACTGCGGCAAACGCCGTTCCTCCCGCCGAAGGGGCTGACGTGTACTACCGCAATATGAATGCCGGCACTGTGACCGGAGTAAAGCCGGGCAGGAACGGAATTCCTGAGCTTACTCTGTTCATTAAGCCTGAGTTCGCCCGTTTCTTGAGCGATAAAACCCGCTTTTGGCTGGAAGGGGGCATGGAATTCCGTGCGGATACCTCCGGATTCTCTTTTAAATCAAAGCCGGTCAAGACCTATATCGAGGACGCTGTATACTTCGACAACTTCAAAAAAAACTCCGGCACGGGAGTTCTGTATCCTGATCCCAAATCGGCGCGGGAAGCTGATATGGCAAAGATTTATGTATCCTTCCCCTATCAGGTTGAGATAAAGAGAGGCGCCCCCCTGATGAGCGGCAAGGCAGAAGCAGGTTATGCGGCAGGCTCTGTGATAAAGGACGGCAAAACCCGTACGGCGCTTCTGGTGCATGATGAATTTACTGACGGACTCACCGAAGGAGCGCTCTTCTGGACGGAAGGCATGAAAATCTCCGCTGACGGCATAGAAAATCTGGATTCGGCTGTTTTAGGAACAAAAATTGCCATGAAAGGCGGCAGCGGCGAAGCAAAGACAGAGTTTACAGCTCTCGCGGAAGCTCCTTCACCCTTTGAGGGTAAAGAAGGACTGAGAATAAGGCTGCTCACTCCCGCGCGCCATTCCCTTGAAAGAGGCTCTCCGGTTTACTACAGACAGATGGAAACAGGCGGTGTGGAGAATATAAGACTCAGCGCTGACGGGCGGAACGTTGAAGTATCTGTGTTTATTGATGAAAAATATCGGCGTCTGGTGAAAAATAATTCAGTTTTCTGGAATTCCGGCGGTGTGGGGACAAAGATTAACCTTTTCGGCGTAAAGGTTAAAACCGAGTCACTCAAAACACTGCTTGCAGGTGGAATCTCCTTTGCGACACCCGATGAAACCGGAGCACAGGCAGAAAACGGAGAGGTTTTCAATCTGTATGCAGATCCTAAATCATCATGGCTGAACTGGGAGCCGGACTTGAGCGAAACAGCAGATAAAAATAATTAA
- a CDS encoding paraquat-inducible protein A: protein MNPLTGHDEVCTACAYCGWAVSFAKNTDDKITCARCGSTVKKQGKNAVAYVAAFSISAFMLFVPALLYPVLDISVSSLSSSATVLGSIRTLYEEGLGAVGFLVLLTSVIIPMSFLLSCFYISLAVLAGRKFPFFTAVLRLTNFFQEWHMADVFLVGILVSIVKLIDMSELTFDYGIYLLMFVCAFTAITEVYYDTLLFRLKAAVND from the coding sequence ATGAACCCTTTAACCGGACATGATGAGGTGTGCACCGCCTGCGCTTACTGCGGGTGGGCTGTCTCCTTCGCGAAAAACACTGATGACAAGATAACCTGCGCCCGCTGCGGCAGCACGGTTAAGAAGCAGGGGAAAAACGCCGTGGCTTATGTGGCGGCGTTCAGCATATCCGCTTTTATGCTGTTCGTTCCCGCTCTGCTTTATCCTGTGCTGGATATTTCAGTGAGCAGCCTCAGCAGCTCGGCGACTGTGCTCGGGAGTATACGGACTCTGTATGAGGAAGGGTTGGGCGCAGTGGGATTCCTTGTTCTGCTGACTTCGGTTATCATCCCCATGAGCTTTCTGCTTTCCTGTTTTTATATATCGCTGGCGGTTCTTGCGGGGCGTAAATTTCCCTTCTTCACCGCAGTGCTGAGGCTTACGAATTTTTTTCAGGAGTGGCACATGGCGGATGTCTTTCTTGTGGGTATACTGGTCTCAATAGTTAAGCTCATAGACATGTCCGAGCTGACGTTCGACTACGGAATATATCTGCTCATGTTCGTATGCGCCTTTACTGCAATCACCGAGGTATATTACGATACTCTCCTGTTTCGTCTTAAGGCAGCAGTAAATGACTGA
- a CDS encoding FepA family TonB-dependent siderophore receptor, producing the protein MKKNRYGFGHILALGLALSVTFGVTGAFAADEEITLETVEVVGTAAEQVKQSLGSSIITKEDIEKNPPVNDLSEIIRRQPGVNLTGNSASGSRGNNRQIDLRGMGPENTLILIDGRPVKSRNSVRYGWTEERDTRGDSNWVPAEMVERIEVLRGPAAARYGSGAMGGVVNIITKKPEDKFTGSMTFMGNIQEDAQEGDSYRFNASVGGPVNDSVFFRIYGGINYRDADAKSINEGEAAYGGAETVAGREGYRNRDINALLTWEVNKQQTVELTGGYSRQGNIYAGDSMQNFGNDYTESLYGEETNVMRRKNIAATHTGDWNWGHTRFDISYDSTVNTRLNEGLAGGLEGEITDTPTYEPGMAESEFNTLLTSVQADIPLNLFGFAQTLTVGAEYLGESLDDKGSLRNSPAMTWLNIDLEGYNPGKTDEDVYSYAFYIEDNIYLGSGVTLTPGVRVDEHETFGSNVSPSLNASYEINSNWTVKGGVARAYKAPNLYQGNPNYLLYSRGTGCYGGASSLGGGCYLQGNEDLDPETSINKEIGIAYDSDSFRASATYFHNDYDNKVYAGKKSVATVNGNRDVYQWENAGDAIIQGVEGNVFVALGKDIDFNTNVTYMIESELKRTGQPLSIVPEYTVNTFIDWRAADRLSLGVNATLYGEQETPSIEIRTEREIEKDTIDPYALVGISAKYQVFENVSLSAGVNNIFDKQLNRKGNSASASASASADGAEKANAYTYNEVGRSYWLSMTTEF; encoded by the coding sequence ATGAAAAAAAACAGATACGGTTTTGGGCATATTCTTGCGCTCGGGCTCGCACTTTCGGTAACTTTCGGCGTTACGGGCGCATTCGCGGCCGATGAGGAGATCACTCTTGAAACAGTCGAAGTAGTCGGCACAGCGGCGGAGCAGGTTAAGCAGTCGCTCGGCTCTTCCATCATCACAAAAGAGGATATTGAAAAAAATCCTCCCGTTAATGACCTTTCGGAAATAATACGCCGCCAACCCGGCGTTAACCTTACAGGGAACTCCGCCTCCGGTTCCAGAGGTAACAACCGCCAGATAGACCTGCGCGGCATGGGTCCCGAAAACACGCTCATACTCATCGACGGACGCCCTGTTAAATCACGCAACTCCGTCCGCTACGGGTGGACAGAGGAAAGAGACACCAGAGGCGATTCCAACTGGGTTCCCGCCGAAATGGTTGAACGCATTGAAGTCCTCAGGGGACCAGCGGCAGCCCGTTACGGCTCCGGCGCCATGGGCGGCGTGGTGAACATAATTACCAAAAAACCCGAGGACAAATTTACAGGTTCAATGACATTCATGGGCAACATTCAGGAGGATGCGCAGGAAGGGGATTCATACCGCTTTAACGCTTCCGTTGGTGGCCCTGTGAACGATTCGGTTTTCTTCCGCATATACGGAGGCATAAACTACCGTGACGCGGACGCCAAAAGCATAAACGAAGGCGAAGCCGCTTACGGCGGCGCTGAAACTGTCGCCGGACGTGAAGGCTACCGCAACAGAGACATTAACGCACTTCTCACATGGGAAGTAAACAAGCAGCAGACTGTGGAACTCACCGGCGGCTACAGCCGTCAGGGCAACATTTACGCAGGCGACTCAATGCAGAACTTCGGCAATGATTATACAGAATCGCTCTACGGTGAGGAAACAAACGTAATGCGCCGCAAGAACATAGCCGCCACCCACACAGGCGACTGGAACTGGGGACACACCCGTTTTGACATCAGCTACGACAGCACAGTGAATACCCGTCTTAATGAAGGTCTGGCGGGCGGTCTTGAAGGCGAGATAACGGATACTCCCACCTATGAACCCGGCATGGCGGAATCAGAGTTTAATACGCTGCTCACATCCGTACAGGCGGATATACCCCTGAACCTGTTCGGGTTCGCGCAGACTCTCACTGTGGGTGCGGAATATCTCGGAGAATCGCTGGACGACAAAGGCTCACTGAGAAACTCGCCGGCTATGACATGGCTTAATATCGACCTTGAAGGCTATAACCCCGGCAAAACCGACGAGGATGTATACAGCTATGCCTTTTATATTGAGGACAATATCTATCTCGGCAGCGGCGTAACGCTCACTCCGGGCGTGCGTGTTGACGAACATGAAACCTTCGGCAGCAATGTAAGCCCCAGCCTTAACGCGTCTTATGAGATCAACTCCAACTGGACAGTCAAAGGCGGCGTGGCAAGAGCATACAAAGCGCCTAATCTTTATCAGGGCAACCCCAACTACCTGCTTTACAGCAGAGGAACAGGCTGCTACGGCGGAGCAAGCTCACTGGGCGGCGGATGCTATCTTCAGGGTAACGAGGATCTTGATCCTGAAACAAGCATAAACAAGGAGATAGGTATTGCTTACGACTCCGATTCATTCAGAGCAAGCGCCACCTATTTCCACAATGATTATGACAACAAAGTTTACGCAGGTAAAAAATCCGTGGCGACTGTTAACGGCAACAGAGACGTTTACCAGTGGGAAAACGCAGGCGATGCCATTATACAAGGTGTAGAGGGGAACGTCTTTGTCGCTCTCGGCAAAGACATTGATTTCAACACTAACGTCACTTACATGATCGAATCCGAGCTTAAAAGAACCGGTCAGCCCCTGAGCATTGTCCCTGAATACACAGTGAACACGTTCATCGACTGGAGAGCCGCAGACAGGCTTTCTCTCGGGGTGAACGCCACTCTCTACGGCGAACAGGAGACCCCTTCCATAGAGATCAGAACGGAAAGAGAGATAGAGAAAGATACCATAGATCCTTACGCCCTTGTGGGAATAAGCGCAAAATATCAGGTATTTGAAAACGTGTCTCTCAGCGCGGGAGTTAACAATATTTTCGATAAACAGCTTAACCGCAAAGGCAACTCCGCTTCCGCCTCAGCCTCAGCCTCAGCCGACGGAGCCGAAAAAGCCAACGCATATACTTACAACGAAGTGGGCAGATCATACTGGCTGTCTATGACGACTGAGTTCTGA
- a CDS encoding methyl-accepting chemotaxis protein — protein sequence MKIRSIRVKYSLFFGGPLLIIFFILATMTSGGVKKEMLAETKSQLSSTAALLKETISLFYDQSLKVVQSNFSEFKTVLYSGGSFTMDTDSELSVEAVNQTTGGRENIHIPLMRYNGKRVYADFEMVDGIVEEANIEGLTATIFQAFDKGLLRITTNVHKADGERAVDTYIPKDSEVYHTVSSGKTYKGRAFVVNAWYWTVYEPIMENNQLIGVLYVGISEQVLLNDLRKAFNSVVIGETGSPFILNSDGTYILHKTQEGQNGLGEKDDEGSEYIKRMIEAENGEIIYSKDGENMMFSYRTFDATGWVIAAGSKEHEFLAHQRAVMSDLAWIHVSALVLLCIVVVVITGVLSKDIIFLKEKMTDEKDLTKKISLSREDELGMLARFMNIFIENLRGIIYQVKSSTIELSSINNELASTTEEFSSTFTQQTTELKEINGEIITVRENTDQVEHNLEKVAEQTDSTVEKTRDGARKLDESMKIITDIKQKVSELGGTVQNLSESSQEIGNIIGVIDDIADQTNLLALNAAIEAARAGEAGRGFAVVADEVRKLAEKTQRATQEIGGIINSLQSETRTVTDTMGKASVTVEKGVSIIGEAKESFDGIVQSMDQIKSVNDTMAQSVTAQTNALVNISHRLDSVTTGVEQSVYAVQTVSETVAHLQKQANDLMQMTSGFKTE from the coding sequence ATGAAAATCAGAAGCATCCGTGTCAAATATTCTCTGTTCTTCGGCGGTCCTCTGCTAATTATCTTCTTTATACTCGCGACCATGACTTCCGGCGGCGTGAAGAAGGAGATGCTCGCAGAAACAAAAAGCCAGCTTTCGTCAACAGCAGCACTGCTTAAGGAAACTATCTCACTTTTTTATGATCAGTCGCTTAAAGTTGTTCAGTCCAACTTCAGCGAGTTTAAAACAGTCCTCTACAGCGGGGGCTCATTCACTATGGACACTGACTCAGAGCTCTCAGTGGAAGCGGTGAACCAGACCACAGGCGGCAGAGAAAATATCCATATACCCTTAATGCGTTATAACGGCAAAAGGGTTTATGCCGATTTTGAAATGGTTGACGGCATAGTTGAGGAAGCAAATATCGAAGGGCTCACCGCCACGATTTTTCAGGCGTTCGACAAGGGTCTGCTCCGCATAACCACAAATGTCCACAAGGCGGACGGCGAAAGAGCGGTGGATACCTACATCCCAAAAGATTCGGAGGTTTACCACACCGTATCATCCGGTAAAACCTACAAGGGCAGAGCCTTCGTTGTAAACGCATGGTACTGGACTGTTTATGAGCCGATAATGGAGAATAATCAGCTCATCGGCGTTCTCTATGTGGGGATTTCGGAACAGGTTCTTCTGAATGATCTCCGAAAAGCCTTTAACAGTGTGGTAATAGGTGAAACAGGCTCTCCGTTCATCCTCAACTCCGACGGAACATATATCCTTCACAAAACGCAGGAAGGGCAGAACGGACTGGGAGAAAAGGACGATGAGGGCAGCGAATACATCAAGAGAATGATTGAAGCCGAAAACGGCGAGATCATCTACTCCAAAGACGGTGAGAACATGATGTTCAGCTACCGCACCTTTGACGCGACAGGCTGGGTCATAGCCGCAGGCTCCAAGGAGCATGAATTTCTCGCCCATCAGAGAGCGGTTATGAGCGATCTGGCGTGGATACACGTTTCCGCTCTTGTCCTGCTCTGTATTGTGGTTGTGGTGATAACCGGCGTATTGTCCAAGGATATAATCTTCCTTAAAGAGAAAATGACAGACGAAAAGGACCTCACTAAAAAAATCTCTCTCAGCAGAGAGGATGAACTAGGCATGCTCGCCAGATTCATGAACATATTCATTGAAAACCTCCGCGGCATAATCTATCAGGTAAAATCAAGCACCATAGAGCTTTCAAGCATAAACAACGAACTTGCCTCCACCACGGAGGAATTCTCAAGCACTTTCACCCAGCAGACCACAGAGCTGAAGGAGATCAACGGCGAGATAATAACCGTGCGGGAAAACACCGATCAGGTTGAACACAACCTTGAAAAAGTGGCGGAGCAGACCGACAGCACCGTGGAAAAAACCAGAGACGGAGCCCGCAAGCTTGATGAATCCATGAAAATAATAACAGACATCAAACAGAAGGTTTCCGAACTCGGCGGAACCGTGCAGAACCTTTCCGAATCATCACAGGAGATAGGAAATATCATCGGCGTGATCGACGACATAGCCGACCAGACAAACCTTCTGGCCCTCAATGCGGCAATTGAGGCGGCAAGAGCAGGTGAAGCGGGGCGGGGCTTCGCCGTGGTTGCCGACGAAGTGCGCAAACTCGCCGAAAAAACCCAGAGAGCCACTCAGGAAATAGGGGGCATAATCAACTCCCTCCAGAGTGAAACCAGAACAGTGACCGACACAATGGGCAAGGCATCCGTAACCGTGGAAAAAGGGGTCAGCATCATAGGAGAAGCTAAGGAAAGCTTTGACGGCATAGTACAATCCATGGATCAGATAAAATCAGTGAACGATACAATGGCACAGTCCGTAACCGCGCAGACCAATGCTCTGGTAAACATAAGCCACAGGCTGGACAGTGTCACCACCGGCGTTGAGCAGAGCGTTTACGCCGTGCAGACGGTGAGCGAAACTGTGGCTCACCTCCAGAAGCAGGCAAACGACCTCATGCAGATGACCTCCGGATTCAAGACGGAGTAA
- a CDS encoding paraquat-inducible protein A: MTDIEMNTALCLSCRQLIDASGAGTEGLRCPVCGSTVHPRRKNSLQKTWALTITALLLYIPANMLPVMSIETFADSSANTILGGVIELFENKMYFIAAVVFVASFIVPLFKLGSIFYLLTALRVKDRLTNSAKTRLFHLIEVIGKWSMLDIYVITIMAGLVNMGFLIQIKGGAGATFFAATVITTMLASKSFDTRLIWDKKGEQ, translated from the coding sequence ATGACTGATATTGAAATGAACACGGCATTGTGCCTCTCGTGCAGACAGCTTATTGACGCATCCGGCGCAGGAACGGAAGGACTCAGATGTCCCGTATGCGGGAGCACTGTTCATCCCCGCAGGAAAAACAGCCTCCAGAAAACATGGGCGCTGACAATAACAGCCCTGCTGCTGTACATACCTGCGAACATGCTGCCCGTAATGTCTATAGAAACCTTCGCCGATTCATCCGCAAATACTATTCTCGGCGGGGTTATAGAGCTTTTTGAGAATAAGATGTACTTCATAGCGGCGGTTGTCTTCGTGGCAAGCTTTATTGTGCCGCTGTTTAAGTTAGGCAGCATTTTTTATCTGCTTACAGCTCTCAGAGTGAAGGACAGGCTGACGAACTCCGCCAAGACACGCCTCTTCCACCTGATAGAGGTTATAGGGAAATGGTCCATGCTTGATATATACGTGATCACAATAATGGCGGGGCTTGTTAACATGGGCTTTCTCATACAGATAAAAGGCGGAGCGGGAGCAACCTTCTTCGCCGCAACGGTCATAACCACGATGCTTGCTTCAAAATCTTTCGATACACGCCTGATATGGGACAAAAAGGGGGAACAATGA
- a CDS encoding FepA family TonB-dependent siderophore receptor — MKKSSISFGHIFMPLAAFAVILLSAGVYAAEQDTITLDAVEVVGTAEEQAKQSLGASIITKEDIEKRPPANDLSDIIRRQPGVNLTGNTATGMRGNNRQIDLRGMGPENTLILIDGRPVMSRSSVRYGWDGERDTRGDTNWVPAEMVERIEILRGPAAARYGSGAMGGVVNIITKKPEDKLTGSMSFYTNMPEDSKEGGNKRVNVSVSGPVSNSLSFRVYGSRSESEGDAPDINSDAIDTDSDTSIIAGREGVNNKDINAILSWVVNKQQIIDFGASYSRQGNEYAGDALLGAVGAGDAAARSMLGEETNIMRRRSYFVTHSGNWDWGSSRVDLSYEGTDNVRLDEGLAGGSEGKINTAENWNLTELENYRAKAEVNIPVVLFGFHQTATLGAEYLKEKMKDPGNTGRNATTTAPDYEAGNSELEQYSYAAYVEDNIYLGHGVTLTPGVRMDYHEIFGSNASPSLNAMWELNKNWTVKGGIARAYKAPNLYQGNPNYLLSSNGNGCAYRNPSGSSSCYLLGNDDLEPEISINKEIGLAFESDIFNASATYFRNDYDSKIYAGTEPVDYTDRYVYQWQNAEDAIVEGVEGNVFVAVGKDIDFNTNITYMIKNETKKDGQPLSIVPEYTINSFVDWRATDSLLLGVNATYYGKQEPRTLNYKRPDVPLSEEAMENRDPYYIFGIYGTYKIIDTITFKAGINNLFDKQLYREGNAYSVTSGAGAGGDTYNEPGRSYYVSMTMDF, encoded by the coding sequence ATGAAAAAAAGTAGCATCAGCTTCGGGCATATTTTTATGCCTTTGGCAGCATTTGCCGTCATCCTGCTTTCGGCGGGCGTTTACGCAGCAGAGCAGGACACAATTACTCTCGATGCAGTTGAGGTAGTAGGTACGGCTGAAGAACAGGCGAAACAGTCTCTCGGTGCATCAATTATAACAAAAGAGGATATTGAAAAACGCCCTCCTGCCAACGATCTTTCCGACATAATCCGCCGTCAGCCCGGTGTCAACCTTACGGGAAACACCGCGACAGGAATGAGAGGCAACAACCGCCAGATCGATCTTAGAGGCATGGGACCTGAAAACACTCTTATACTCATTGACGGACGCCCTGTTATGTCAAGAAGTTCAGTCCGCTACGGTTGGGATGGCGAAAGAGATACCAGAGGTGACACTAACTGGGTTCCCGCCGAGATGGTTGAACGTATAGAAATTCTCCGAGGTCCGGCGGCTGCCCGTTACGGTTCCGGCGCCATGGGCGGTGTGGTAAACATAATAACAAAAAAACCGGAAGACAAACTCACCGGCTCAATGTCCTTCTACACGAATATGCCTGAAGACAGCAAAGAAGGCGGTAACAAGAGAGTAAATGTTTCCGTAAGCGGTCCCGTCAGCAATTCTCTCTCATTCAGAGTATACGGAAGCAGATCTGAATCCGAAGGAGACGCCCCGGATATTAACTCTGATGCGATAGATACTGACAGCGATACTTCGATAATAGCCGGACGCGAGGGTGTAAATAACAAAGACATCAACGCAATTCTTTCATGGGTTGTAAATAAGCAGCAGATAATAGATTTCGGCGCAAGCTACAGCCGTCAGGGCAATGAATACGCAGGTGACGCCCTTCTGGGCGCTGTGGGGGCGGGTGATGCGGCGGCAAGAAGCATGCTTGGCGAAGAAACAAACATAATGCGCCGCAGAAGCTATTTTGTTACTCACAGCGGCAACTGGGACTGGGGTTCAAGCCGAGTGGATCTCAGCTATGAAGGCACTGACAATGTTCGTCTTGATGAAGGTCTCGCAGGCGGTTCAGAAGGCAAGATTAATACCGCAGAAAACTGGAATCTCACTGAACTTGAAAATTACCGTGCAAAAGCAGAGGTAAACATCCCCGTTGTTCTTTTCGGTTTTCACCAGACAGCCACTTTGGGCGCAGAATACCTTAAAGAAAAAATGAAAGACCCCGGCAACACAGGCAGAAACGCCACTACCACTGCTCCTGACTACGAAGCAGGCAACAGCGAGCTTGAACAGTACAGCTACGCAGCTTACGTTGAAGACAATATCTACCTCGGTCACGGCGTAACTCTGACACCCGGTGTAAGGATGGACTACCACGAAATCTTCGGCTCCAACGCCAGCCCCAGCCTCAATGCTATGTGGGAACTTAACAAAAACTGGACTGTAAAAGGCGGCATAGCAAGGGCATACAAGGCGCCGAACCTTTATCAAGGCAATCCCAACTACCTCCTTTCCAGCAATGGTAACGGCTGCGCATACAGAAATCCCTCCGGCTCATCTTCCTGCTATCTGTTGGGGAATGATGACCTTGAACCTGAAATAAGCATAAATAAAGAGATAGGTCTTGCTTTTGAATCTGATATTTTCAATGCCAGCGCCACCTATTTCCGCAATGATTACGACAGCAAAATATACGCAGGCACTGAGCCAGTGGATTACACCGACAGATACGTCTATCAGTGGCAGAACGCTGAGGATGCTATAGTAGAGGGTGTGGAAGGCAACGTATTTGTTGCTGTAGGCAAAGACATTGATTTCAATACGAATATCACTTACATGATAAAAAATGAGACAAAAAAAGACGGTCAGCCTCTCAGCATCGTCCCCGAATATACCATCAACTCTTTCGTGGACTGGAGAGCAACTGATTCCCTGCTCCTTGGGGTAAACGCCACTTACTACGGCAAGCAGGAGCCCAGAACTCTCAACTACAAAAGACCCGATGTTCCTCTTTCAGAAGAAGCTATGGAAAACCGCGACCCTTACTACATTTTCGGCATATACGGCACATACAAAATAATTGATACCATTACTTTTAAAGCTGGTATAAATAACCTTTTCGATAAACAGCTTTACCGCGAAGGCAACGCATACAGCGTAACCAGCGGGGCAGGCGCAGGCGGGGACACTTACAACGAACCCGGCAGATCATACTACGTTTCTATGACAATGGACTTCTGA